In the Caenorhabditis elegans chromosome X genome, one interval contains:
- the F35C8.5 gene encoding Cholesterol 25-hydroxylase-like protein (Confirmed by transcript evidence) produces MLDLYPVQNLTVDQLEYEKNTRFLQPAWDWIKNGNEHILSSPLFPPFYALSIDYTWVAVFTFIDVFLCNVPFFKDAKIQKDRKVTWDLIKKSLKLQGWNQLLWIYPMALVQLIWVPDTELPILAPTVFEMLSQLAIFFLAFDFTYFWFHYINHKVKWLYRWCHSVHHMYSSPFAASAQHLHPFELFFVGTFITTIPWIFPTHCLTYWIWFFIAQSVSYEVHIGYDFPFALHRIFWFYSGAPAHDMHHLRPLTCFQPWFNYLDRLMGYHITYADLKKMTEAKFKKFGLYSAEDEKGLIKIN; encoded by the exons ATGTTAGACCTATACcctgttcaaaatttaacagttGATCAGTTGGAATACGAGAAGAATACACGATTTCTTCAACCGGCATGGGATTGGATCAAA AATGGAAATGAACACATTTTAAGCTCGCCGCTTTTCCCGCCGTTCTATGCGCTCTCAATCGATTACACTTGGGTAGCCGTTTTCACAT ttaTTGACGTGTTTCTGTGCAAcgttccatttttcaaagatgcaaaaatccaaaaagatCGAAAAGTGACCTGGGATTTGATAAAGAAGTCACTGAAGCTTCAAGGATGGAATCAGCTCCTGTGGATTTACCCGATGGCACTTGTCCAGTTAATTTGGGTACCTGATACAGAGCTTCCTATCCTGGCaccaacagtttttgaaatgctttcACAGCTGGCTATATTTTTCCTGGCCTTTGATTTCACATATTTCTGGTTCCATTATATCAATCACAAG GTAAAATGGCTCTACCGCTGGTGTCACTCTGTTCATCATATGTACTCATCCCCATTCGCAGCATCTGCACAACATCTTCACCCATttgag CTGTTCTTTGTTGGAACATTCATCACCACTATCCCATGGATCTTCCCAACTCACTGCTTGACCTACTGGATTTGGTTCTTTATCGCCCAGAGCGTCTCTTATGAG GTTCACATTGGATACGACTTCCCATTTGCTCTTCATCGCATTTTCTGGTTCTACTCGGGTGCTCCGGCTCATGACATGCACCATCTGAGACCACTGACATGTTTCCAACCGTGGTTCAACTATCTCGACAGACTCATGGGTTACCATATTACCTACGCCGATTTGAAAAAGATGACCGaggcaaaattcaaaaagttcggGCTCTATTCAGCTGAAGACGAGAAAGGATTAATCAAAATTAACTAA
- the sek-5 gene encoding mitogen-activated protein kinase kinase (Partially confirmed by transcript evidence) — protein sequence MSQPPGRRMPRPKLDLPPLRETIPEVLKNGALGYICVSGRILSVPENLLYGGERIGNGEGQSAVYRLIYNGKLIARKDVAVRLPKGVDQDSTNKLMAKKLREVNVINGCAPCPFIVHFFGYYVHKYRDCVKIHIFMEEMALSASVLKTEALKQGGAIPEFVIGRIVCSVIHAMWFLKDRLQIIHRDIKPGNILIDYDGRVKICDFGICGILENSIAVSDTGCQQYTAPEILVKGVSNSPGYSIKSDIWSLGITIFELATLRYPYPVGFSEFTLLSAIVTTPAPYLERGTYSDSLVEFVSKLLQIKEADRPSIVAVKDLQFFLNNDTPFLCIGTGVGDSDNILNERPSVGAWLDDLFFSTV from the exons ATGAGTCAACCTCCCGGACGTCGAATGCCAAGACCAAAACTAGATTTGCCACCTCTTAGAGAAACAATTCCCGAAGTGTTGAAAAACGGTGCACTTGGTTATATCTGTGTGTCCGGTAGAATTCTAAGCGTTCCGGAAAATCTGCTTTATGGTGGAGAAAGAATCGGAAATGGTGAAGGACAATCAGCAGTGTATCGTCTTATTTACAACGGAAAACTTATTGCAAGAAAA GATGTAGCTGTAAGATTGCCAAAAGGCGTAGATCAAGACTCGACAAATAAGCTGATGGCAAAAAAGTTACGAGAAGTAAATGTTATCAATGGGTGTGCTCCATGTCCGTTCATTGTGCATTTCTTTGGATATTACGTTCACAAATATAGAGAt TGCGTGAAAATTCATATCTTCATGGAAGAAATGGCTCTCAGTGCATCAGTTCTCAAAACTGAAGCTTTGAAGCAAGGTGGAGCGATTCCAGAGTTTGTAATTGGACGTATCGTTTGTTCTGTAATTCACGCAATGTGGTTTTTAAAGGATAGATTG CAAATCATTCATCGGGATATTAAACCAGGCAATATTTTGATTGACTATGATGGGAGAGtcaaaatttgcgattttggAATATGTGggattctagaaaattctattgCTGTTTCAGATACAGGGTGTCAACAATACACTGCTCCTGAAATCCTTGtg aaaggaGTAAGTAACTCGCCAGGGTATTCTATCAAAAGCGATATTTGGTCGCTAGGAATCACCATCTTTGAGCTTGCTACTTTGAG gtATCCATACCCAGTTGGATTTTCGGAGTTCACACTTTTGTCTGCTATTGTGACAACACCAGCACCCTACCTAGAAAGg GGAACATACTCCGATAGTCTTGTTGAATTTGTTAGTAAACTACTCCAAATAAAAGAAGCCGACCGACCAAGCATTGTTGCCGTAAAG gacctccagtttttcttgaataatGACACTCCATTTCTGTGTATTGGAACAGGAGTTGGAGACTCTGACAATATTCTGAATGAAAGACCGTCGGTTGGAGCATGGCTTGATGACCTTTTCTTCTCCACAGTTTAA
- the F35C8.8 gene encoding uncharacterized protein (Partially confirmed by transcript evidence) yields MASSPSSSSSQLQKLHHERRRKAESEEQQKQNRNKNRKLKKKRIIKISRSPVASPVDKLAASSKIEPDSRSFPDDRRILWTRIDSTRRK; encoded by the exons ATGGCTTCATCACCAAGTTCTTCCTCCAGCCAACTCC agaaattgCACCACGAACGTCGTCGGAAAGCGGAAAGTGAGGAGCAGCAGAAACAGAACAGAAACAAgaacagaaaattaaaaaaaaaacggattatCA aaatatccCGGAGCCCAGTTGCAAGCCCAGTTGACAAGCTTGCAGCctcctcaaaaattgaaccaGATTCTAGGAGCTTCCCCGATGATCGAAGGATTTTGTGGACAAGAATCG ACTCAACACGGAGGAAATGA
- the sek-4 gene encoding mitogen-activated protein kinase kinase (Confirmed by transcript evidence), with amino-acid sequence MPTFGRRVPRPKLDLPALRETIPEVLKNGALGYICLSGRNLNVPEDMLHGGVRIGSGEGQSAVYRLIYNGMVIARKDVAVRLPQGGDEDSTNKLMAKRLREVNVINGCAPCPFIVHFFGYYVHKYKDCVKIHIFMEEMALSASVLKKEVLKRGGIVPEFVIGRIACSVIHAMWFLKEKMQIIHRDIKPGNILIDYDGRVKICDFGISGILQDSIAVSATGCQQYTAPEINELAMVHSPGYSIKSDIWSLGITIFELATLTYPYPVGISEFTLSSTIMTSPAPSLERGIYSDSLVEFVERLLQKNKDDRPSIVAVQELKFFVKNDIPFSCIGTGVGDSDNVLNARPSVGAWLDDFFFPRDTIPVK; translated from the exons atgccGACGTTCGGACGTCGAGTTCCGAGACCAAAACTGGATTTGCCAGCGCTCAGAGAAACAATTCCCGAGGTGTTGAAAAACGGTGCTCTTGGTTATATCTGTCTGTCTGGTAGGAATCTGAACGTTCCGGAAGATATGCTTCATGGTGGAGTAAGAATTGGAAGTGGTGAAGGACAATCAGCAGTGTACCGCTTAATATACAATGGAATGGTTATTGCAAGAAAA gaTGTAGCGGTAAGATTACCTCAAGGCGGAGATGAAGAttcaacaaataaattaatggCAAAACGACTTAGAGAAGTGAATGTAATCAATGGATGTGCTCCATGTCCGTTCATTGTGCATTTCTTTGGATATTACGTTCACAAGTATAAAGAC TGCGTGAAAATTCATATCTTCATGGAGGAAATGGCGCTCAGTGCATCCGTTCTCAAAAAAGAAGTACTGAAACGAGGCGGAATAGTTCCCGAGTTTGTAATAGGACGTATCGCTTGCTCTGTAATTCACGCAATGTGGTTTTTGAAGGAGAAAATg caaatcatTCATCGGGATATTAAACCAGGGAATATTTTGATTGACTATGATGGGAGAGTCAAAATTTGTGACTTTGGCATAAGTGGAATTCTTCAAGACTCCATTGCCGTTTCAGCTACGGGATGTCAGCAATATACTGCTCCAGAAATCAATGAA CTAGCAATGGTTCACTCACCAGGATATTCGATCAAAAGTGATATATGGTCACTGGGAATCACCATTTTTGAGCTTGCTACATTGAC ataccCATATCCAGTTGGAATCTCCGAGTTTACTCTCTCCTCTACGATTATGACGTCACCAGCACCTTCTCTCGAAAgg gGAATTTACTCCGATAGTCTTGTTGAGTTTGTTGAGCGACTACTTCAAAAGAATAAAGATGATCGGCCAAGTATTGTTGCTGTGCAG GAGctcaaatttttcgtgaaaaatgaCATTCCATTTTCGTGTATCGGAACAGGAGTTGGTGATTCCGACAATGTACTGAATGCAAGACCGTCTGTTGGAGCGTGGTTGGATGATTTCTTCTTTCCTAGAGACACGATTCCGGTTAAATGA
- the jkk-1 gene encoding Dual specificity mitogen-activated protein kinase kinase jkk-1 (Confirmed by transcript evidence), which translates to MENVCFQQRLRDLETRVRKWKFLKLGLTEVRLRPRDRRSTSVDQKHKECSSTSSSPQHQRPNNIGYLTSPMERKFTPLSMKPSPSRRDTEKDALEYEFLEGYKKSGTLEIDGEKQVVDPNEIHIISLLGSGSCGVVESATVRSKLMAVKTMYKNDNKENLKRILRDVRIMSMCNSPFIVTSYGYFMFDSSVKICMQIMSACCEKLLRRIYHSKLDFFPEFVAGHIVYSAISALDYLKEKHSIIHRDIKPSNILFDDSGNVKLCDFGISGFMTDSMAHSKSAGCPPYMAPERLTIETNSKYDVRSDVWSLGITVYQLVTGLYPFPLNDMEFTTLTIIANLNLPSPSLREETKRSFSPLFIEFLDLCLRKDVRERPEYRQLMKHDFYLDYDPASGSAYKFKAINGKCNQVADWFVDVIRLSKTEDELKSIPNTPCVN; encoded by the exons ATGGAGAATGTCTGTTTTCAGCAAAGATTACGAG ATCTGGAGACGAGGgtgagaaaatggaaattcttGAAGTTGGGATTGACTGAGGTTCGGCTACGGCCGAGAGATCGCCGATCAACTTCGGTAGATCAAAAACATAAAG AATGCTCTTCCACATCTTCAAGTCCTCAACACCAACGGCCGAATAACATTGGGTATTTAACAAGCCCCATGGAAAGAAAAT TTACTCCGCTTTCCATGAAACCATCGCCATCCAGAAGAGATACTGAGAAAGATGCGTTGGAATACGAGTTTCTAGAAGGGTACAAGAAATCGGGAACATTAGAAATTGATG GAGAAAAGCAAGTTGTCGACCCAAACGAGATTCACATCATCAGCCTGCTCGGAAGCGGCTCttgtggtgtagtcgaatctGCGACGGTTCGCTCAAAATTGATGGCTGTGAAG ACTATGtacaaaaatgacaataaggaaaatttgaaacgaatTCTTCGTGACGTCCGAATTATGTCAATGTGCAATTCTCCGTTCATTGTCACCAGTTACGGATATTTCATGTTTGAT TCGTCTGTAAAAATTTGTATGCAAATCATGTCAGCGTGTTGTGAGAAGCTGCTGCGTCGCATTTATCAttcaaaattggattttttcccCGAGTTTGTGGCCGGTCACATCGTCTACTCGGCGATTAGTGCACTGGATTATCTCAAGGAAAAACAT TCGATTATACATCGCGATATAAAACCCTCGAATATCCTTTTTGATGACAGCGGCAATGTAAAGCTGTGTGATTTTGGGATAAGTGGATTTATGACTGATTCGATGGCTCATTCCAAAAGTGCAGGATGTCCGCCATATATGGCTCCTGAAAGATTAACTATCGAG acgAATTCCAAATACGACGTTCGAAGCGATGTCTGGTCATTGGGAATCACTGTTTACCAACTTGTCACTGGACTCTACCCATTTCCACTAAATGACATGGAATTCACAACTCTCACCATTATTGCAAACCTGAATTTGCCATCACCAAGTCTGAGAGAAGAG ACAAAGCGAAGTTTTTCACCTCTATTCATTGAATTCTTGGACCTATGCTTGCGAAAGGATGTTCGAGAAAGACCTGAATATAGGCAATTAATG AAGCATGATTTCTACCTTGATTACGACCCTGCCAGTGGAAGTGCTTACAAGTTCAAAGCt ATCAATGGAAAATGCAATCAAGTTGCGGATTGGTTCGTCGACGTGATTCGACTTTCAAAAACCGAAGATGAATTGAAGTCGATCCCAAACACGCCTTGTGTCAACTAA